The sequence below is a genomic window from Brevibacillus agri.
TTGCTTAAAGTCGTTCCTAAATGAATCGAGTAAGTTTTTCTCTTCTTCCGTCGTAAAGAATTCCGCAAACACATCTGTAATAATCGAATAATCCAGAACTTTCTTTTTGCAACCGTCTTCGATATCCGCTGCCGAATAAGCAATATCATCTGCAGCTTCAAGCAAAAAAGTAGCCGGATGGCGAAAGGACAAAATACCCGTATATTCACGAACCAGTTCAAAACGGTCCTGTTCGGAAGTCATATACCCAAACTTTTTATAGGAAATCCCGAGCTTTTTCGCCTGTCGCTCCTTTTTCTTTTTGTTTCCTTCAAGCGAAGATCGGGGATATTTCAAAATACTTGCCAGCGAAGCTGCACTGAGATTGTAGCTGTATTCATCCACCAATCCATTCAGTTTGGTCAGCAAGCGAAATGATTGAGCATTTCCTTCAAAATTTTCAAAATCAGCTTGCATCTGCTCTACATTTTGGGGAGCTACCGAAGTCAATTTTTTTACATTATCTTCGTTAAACCAATCTCGAAAGAAATTTTGAATGGCCGCTTCCCCAAAATGGCCAAAAGGCGGGTTTCCTAAATCGTGAACAAGGCCAGCAACAGCTAGCAGTGCACTCAACTTTCCAACAGACTCTTCTTGAAAGGCCTGAGGCTTTTGCTTGTGAAGATACTTTTCCACGCTAATTCCCAAGGATCGGCCAATTGTAGCTACCTCATGAGAGTGAGTCAAACGTGTACGTACAAAATCACTGTTGTCCAATGGAAAAACCTGCGCCTTATCTTGAAGTCTGCGAACAGCCGAGCTGATTACCAATCGGGTATAGTCGTCATCAAAGTCATTACGCAGATCATATTCGTTATCCTTAGTTCGATCTTTCACCTTTCGGTCTCGCAAACGAACCCCGCTCAACAATTGGTCCCATCGCATTAACGTATTTTCCATTTTCCTAATCCCCCCTTCCCCTATTTTACTACATCTAAGTATCATTTTGGTAATTTTTGCACTTCAAACAAATGAACAACAATACTTTTTACCTACAATATAAAAAGCTGCCAGTATGATCGGCAGCTACAATTTTAATGCTCTCCCCCGGTTCAAATCGCTTTTGCTTCCATATAAAAAACAGATAAAAACTTTTTCACGCTGATCCGGCATTTCGTCGTTTTTTCTCCGGCCTCCAGCTCTTGCATCCGCTGGCGAATTTCCTGGAAATCGAACAGGCGCGGGGCAAAATGCTCGAAGGTCGGGTTGGCGTAATCCGTCAAGCCGAGCGAGGACAAATGCGTAAACGCTTGCAGCACCATGCGGCGAATGCGCTGCTCCATCGCTCGCACTTCTTTGGTCAGCGCCTGTTCATCGAGGTTGCCATGCAGCTTGGTCAAAATTTGCGTGTACAGCTCCTTCAACTGCAAATCGCGCAGCTTGTCCACTTCCCGCTCGTTCTGGGCGAGCCAGCCCATGATGACCAAAAGATCGTGCGCTCCCGCTTCGCTGGCGATTCCGAGCTGCAGCAGCAGTTGTCTCGCTTTTTGCGCGAGGCTCTCTTCGTCCGAGGATGGTTTTTTCAGCCCGCTCGCCGGCTGCTCTTTTCCTTTGACATCCAAAATTTGCAGCGACTTGCGGATGGATTGCAGCGAGGCTTCCAGTGTCAAGTAATCGGATACCCTCCTGAGCACAGAAATGACTTCCAGGCGGTTGATCGGCTTTTGAATAAACGTATCAATCCCCTGCAAATAAGCCTCCCCGATCATCTCCTTGTTTTCCACCTGGGAAACCATGATGAATCGGCCCGTGAATCCTTCCGCTTGCAGCTTCTTGATCGTCTGGATGCCGTCTAGCCCTGGCATGAGCAGGTCGATCAGCACGACATCCACTCCGTACAACTGGTCGATGGAGACGCGATTGCCATCGCTGGCCTGGCCCACGATCTCGCCCAGGCCGCTGTCTGCAATAATGCGCTCCAGCATGCGGCGCACCACGGCATCGTCTTCAATCAAAAAGAAACGTATCATCGGCTATACTCCCTCCCCTCTCAGCAATTGATCCGTCGGAATCCGCACTTCAAAATGCGTCCACAGCCCTCTGTCGTGCAAAATTTGCAGTTGTCCCTGCAAGCTCTGCACGATGCCTCTGGCGTGTGTCAGGCCGATGCCGGTGGACGCATTGCCTTTTTCATCATACTTGGTCGTATAGCCCGGTTCAAACACCCATTCCCGTTCCTCTTGCGAAATCCCCGGTCCGCTGTCCAGCACGGAAAAGACGATGTGCCGTCCGTCCAGTTGGACATTCAGTACAATTTTACCCGATTCGTCAATCGCTTCTACTGCATTGGCGACCACATTGTTCAGCACAGACAGCAGCGCGTAGATTTGATTCGTCGACAAGCTGACATAACAGCTCCATGTAAACTGAATTTCTTTGCCCAGCATTTCGGCGTACTTCCGGTTGGCTCTCATCACCAGCTCGCACAGCTCGCTGATCGGAAGCTGGGAAGCAAGCCCTTCCTGGTTAATCAGCTTGGAGATGCCCGCGAGGATGCGCTGCGAATCTTTTTTCACCTCATGCACATTTTCGGCAATCGTCAATGCCGTCGGAGATTCGGCGTGCTGCGAGGTCAAGAGCCGCCTGTACAGCCGATAGCTCTCGCGCGTGATGTCTTCCAGTTGCGTCATCGACTTGCGCAGGTAGAACGCCTCTTCGTACAGCTCTGTATTTATCATCCGCAGCCGCTCCAGCTCCTGCTGCCGCACCTCCCCGACCGCGCGAATTTGCCGGATCGAGACGCTGTTGTACAAGCCGACGGCAAAAAAGCTGCGCAACACGCCGAAGATCAGGAGCATGAAAAAGCTCTGCCACGTAAGCGGCGGAAAGTCGGTAAAATACTCGCGCACGCGCAGCTCGACCAGGTTGGACAAAAAGTCGACGGACGCGCCGATCAGCCCCATCTTCAGCGGAAACTCCAGGTAGTCTCGGGCCCGCAGCACACGGAACAAAATCGCGAAGCTGAAGTAGTAAAACGCGGACGGCAGATGGACAGACACGCTCTCCAGCAACGGGCGGTACTCCATCAACAAATCCAGCCCGACGCGGAAGACGAGAATGAACGTCCCGGTCAAAAAGCCGGTCAAGATCACGGGCACGGACGAAAACCAGAGCAGGCCGAAAAAGAAAGCGGCAATCCCCAGCGAGAAACGAAACGTTCCCCCGAGCGGGTTGACCTTCATCTCTCCGAAAAAGGCGGTTGCCAGCATAATAATCATGAGGACCAACAGGCGCTCGCGCATAGATGCCCCCTTTAGCACGTAAAAAGATCTCCCATTCCTATTTTACAAAGAACTGGAGATCGGAAAAGATGCTTTTGCATCAGGCGTGTTTGTTTTCAAGACGTTTGGATACGATCGACAAAGCGTAGTTGACCACAAAGTACATGACTGCCACCAAGAGGAAAGTCGGAATCACGTAGTTGACGTTGCGGCCATTGATGATTTGCGCATGGTTCATCAGCTCCGGCAGCGCAATCACGACCGCGAGCGAAGTGTCTTTCAGAAGCGAGATAAACTGGCTGACGATGGGCGGAACCATCCGTCTGAGCGCCTGTGGCAGCACAATGTGCCAGAGCGTCTGCACGTAGGTAAGGCCAGAGGAGCGCGCAGCCTCAATCTGCCCTTTTTCCACCGATTTTAAACCACTGCGCACGATTTCCGACAGCATGGCCGCCTCGAAGATGACCAGTGCCAGCACAGCCGCATAAAACTTGTCCAGCTTGATGCCGACTTCCGGCAAGGCAAAGTACGTGAAAAAAATAATCAACAAGAGCGGCAAGTTGCGAATCAGCTCGACGGCGGTAGCCAGCACCTGGGAGACGCCGGGAATTTTCGCGTAGCGAAGCACCCCTACGACGATGGCAATGGCGAAGCTGAACACAATCGATAAAAAGGCAACCTGCAGGGTAATCCAGAAACCTTCTAGCAGGAAGGTCAAATGACTGGGCGCGTATGCTCCGATAAAGTCCATGATGTCCCCTCCCCTTAGCGGCTTCCAGCCAAGCGTCGCTCCAGGTAGCCTACGAGCAAGCTCAACGGAAGTGTCAGAATCAGATAAAAGACTGCGACAAAAATGTAAACGTCAAACGTCACAAACGTATCAGCGGAAATCAGGTCGCCGAAGTACATCAGGTCAAGACCTGCAATGACGCCAAGCACCGAAGAGTTTTTCACCAGGTTGATAAACTGGTTGCCCATCGGCGGGATTACGACTTTGATCGCTTGCGGCAAAATGATGTAGCGCATCGCCTGGTTGTAAGTCAGACCCGAGGAACGGGCTGCTTCCATTTGCCCTTTTGGAATCGCTTGAATCCCGGCGCG
It includes:
- a CDS encoding amino acid ABC transporter permease; the protein is MDFIGAYAPSHLTFLLEGFWITLQVAFLSIVFSFAIAIVVGVLRYAKIPGVSQVLATAVELIRNLPLLLIIFFTYFALPEVGIKLDKFYAAVLALVIFEAAMLSEIVRSGLKSVEKGQIEAARSSGLTYVQTLWHIVLPQALRRMVPPIVSQFISLLKDTSLAVVIALPELMNHAQIINGRNVNYVIPTFLLVAVMYFVVNYALSIVSKRLENKHA
- the dgt gene encoding dGTP triphosphohydrolase, whose protein sequence is MENTLMRWDQLLSGVRLRDRKVKDRTKDNEYDLRNDFDDDYTRLVISSAVRRLQDKAQVFPLDNSDFVRTRLTHSHEVATIGRSLGISVEKYLHKQKPQAFQEESVGKLSALLAVAGLVHDLGNPPFGHFGEAAIQNFFRDWFNEDNVKKLTSVAPQNVEQMQADFENFEGNAQSFRLLTKLNGLVDEYSYNLSAASLASILKYPRSSLEGNKKKKERQAKKLGISYKKFGYMTSEQDRFELVREYTGILSFRHPATFLLEAADDIAYSAADIEDGCKKKVLDYSIITDVFAEFFTTEEEKNLLDSFRNDFKQNTEERRSDRLDNAVQKLRIKAQGLMIHGVVETFLLTHDKILNGEFDDEILEKSKAAKVREAFRTLAENYIFPNQEIITRELVGGKVIRGLLEIFVSSVSSDNIYDGKELERDIFKFHDEFAPSEKGKNFMLISDNYRYLMQKYPFSLQADKSPSLYDRLLLVTDFVCGMTDTYALELYQKLSGIKL
- a CDS encoding sensor histidine kinase: MRERLLVLMIIMLATAFFGEMKVNPLGGTFRFSLGIAAFFFGLLWFSSVPVILTGFLTGTFILVFRVGLDLLMEYRPLLESVSVHLPSAFYYFSFAILFRVLRARDYLEFPLKMGLIGASVDFLSNLVELRVREYFTDFPPLTWQSFFMLLIFGVLRSFFAVGLYNSVSIRQIRAVGEVRQQELERLRMINTELYEEAFYLRKSMTQLEDITRESYRLYRRLLTSQHAESPTALTIAENVHEVKKDSQRILAGISKLINQEGLASQLPISELCELVMRANRKYAEMLGKEIQFTWSCYVSLSTNQIYALLSVLNNVVANAVEAIDESGKIVLNVQLDGRHIVFSVLDSGPGISQEEREWVFEPGYTTKYDEKGNASTGIGLTHARGIVQSLQGQLQILHDRGLWTHFEVRIPTDQLLRGEGV
- a CDS encoding amino acid ABC transporter permease, which codes for MIDFSILFEHWDMFIEGFWNTVQASLLALVGSLALGTLFAIFRISPIRPLNWIGTAYVEFVRNIPLILVVFLFFVGLPALGIVLAPFVAGTLGLTVYTAAFIAETIRAGIQAIPKGQMEAARSSGLTYNQAMRYIILPQAIKVVIPPMGNQFINLVKNSSVLGVIAGLDLMYFGDLISADTFVTFDVYIFVAVFYLILTLPLSLLVGYLERRLAGSR
- a CDS encoding response regulator, whose amino-acid sequence is MIRFFLIEDDAVVRRMLERIIADSGLGEIVGQASDGNRVSIDQLYGVDVVLIDLLMPGLDGIQTIKKLQAEGFTGRFIMVSQVENKEMIGEAYLQGIDTFIQKPINRLEVISVLRRVSDYLTLEASLQSIRKSLQILDVKGKEQPASGLKKPSSDEESLAQKARQLLLQLGIASEAGAHDLLVIMGWLAQNEREVDKLRDLQLKELYTQILTKLHGNLDEQALTKEVRAMEQRIRRMVLQAFTHLSSLGLTDYANPTFEHFAPRLFDFQEIRQRMQELEAGEKTTKCRISVKKFLSVFYMEAKAI